One window from the genome of Roseomonas haemaphysalidis encodes:
- a CDS encoding tripartite tricarboxylate transporter substrate-binding protein, with product MLRRSLAAAFLLPALLAFGVAPAGAQAPYPNRPITVVVPFAAGGPTDTVTRLVAEAMGRDLNTSVVVENVGGAGGTLGAARVAQARPDGYTLLLHHIGMGTTPSLYRRLSYDAVGGFAPVGLVTEVPMTIIARKDIPAGNLAELVALVRQQREKLNYANAGIGAASHLCGLLFQKAADAPMTTVPYRGTGPAMTDLIGGTVDVMCDQTTNTTEQIRAGAVKVFAVTTPQRLPSLPDVPTTAEAGLPGMEVTIWHALYAPKGTPEAIVNRLSAALQAALRDQRLAARFADLGTAPVAQERATPAAAQAFWQADIAKWRPVIEAAGQYAD from the coding sequence ATGCTTCGTCGCAGCCTTGCCGCGGCTTTCCTGCTGCCTGCCCTGCTGGCCTTCGGCGTCGCACCGGCCGGGGCGCAGGCGCCTTATCCCAACCGCCCCATCACCGTCGTCGTGCCCTTCGCCGCCGGCGGCCCGACCGACACCGTGACCCGGCTGGTGGCCGAGGCGATGGGCCGCGACCTCAACACCTCCGTGGTGGTGGAGAACGTGGGCGGCGCCGGCGGCACGCTGGGCGCGGCGCGCGTCGCCCAGGCGCGGCCGGACGGCTACACGCTGCTGCTGCACCACATCGGCATGGGCACCACCCCCAGTCTGTACCGCCGCCTGTCCTACGACGCGGTGGGCGGCTTCGCGCCCGTCGGGCTGGTGACGGAGGTGCCGATGACCATCATCGCCCGCAAGGACATCCCGGCCGGCAACCTGGCCGAGCTGGTGGCGCTGGTGCGCCAGCAGCGCGAAAAGCTGAACTACGCCAATGCCGGCATCGGCGCCGCCAGCCACCTGTGCGGCCTGTTGTTCCAGAAGGCGGCCGACGCGCCGATGACCACCGTGCCGTATCGCGGCACCGGCCCCGCCATGACCGACCTGATCGGCGGCACGGTGGACGTGATGTGCGACCAGACCACCAATACCACGGAGCAGATCCGCGCCGGCGCCGTGAAGGTCTTCGCCGTCACCACGCCGCAGCGCCTGCCGTCGCTGCCCGACGTGCCGACCACGGCGGAGGCCGGGTTGCCGGGCATGGAGGTGACCATCTGGCACGCGCTCTACGCGCCCAAGGGCACGCCGGAGGCGATCGTCAACCGCCTGTCCGCCGCGTTGCAGGCGGCGCTGCGCGACCAGCGGCTGGCCGCGCGCTTCGCCGACCTCGGCACCGCGCCGGTGGCGCAGGAACGCGCCACGCCGGCCGCGGCCCAGGCCTTCTGGCAGGCCGACATCGCCAAGTGGCGCCCGGTGATCGAGGCGGCGGGGCAATACGCCGACTGA
- a CDS encoding PAS domain-containing protein, with protein MTDRPDLGLQPATPAAPPPPAPRSKRRPTVRRQLMLLALTALLPLWMLAGYTAWRAADARRESVVSDSRDAARNLAFVLERELVGLRGALTALGSSPALRAGDYATFHAQAMALQSVDGSRIRLMSTTGQVLVDTSVPYGQPPAESDGPPPTDGLGPEGLDSSQQVALTLEVPRGPDQPPVFLSIGTDPLRLWLGSLRRAALPPGWIALIADAEGHVIAREPNDGAPLGQQLPAQGATRQALASGQVFGVSPGRSRDGVALRTAWHRVGASPWLVLVGLPAAVTDGVVAQALLPVLLLGGVLLLLFTAGLTLWADRRIAAPLRRIGRLAAAFGRGEPLPTLSHSRLREISTVAEALSAAATAREALEAERLALTARLRMVLESTTDGVLVLGPDWRILYLNGRARTQLGGQQDAVGRVLPEAFPGWAQGAFAQSWFRALAEGTPQRVTAFHPALGRWLSADAYPSAEGLTVFFRDVSAERAAEAALRENEALLKAVLDNVPVGLVVAEGPVGRMILSNRRTEEILRGPPLLSADVQAYVDDWECFHPDGRRMTAEENPLAKALHNGLSASAEFRIRRRDDTLGWIRVSGAPVRDAEGRVSGAVAAVVDIDAEHRAAERLRDSEQRFRTLAETIPQVVWSAQPDGSVDYVNPRLQDFTGLAAPVAVRTLKRLVHPDDQMRVERAWRRALHGGGTFAAELRLRRADGGWRWCVARALPVRGAAPAVEDGTTAPGRAAGGPVLRWIGTVTDVSDMVETREALARQVAAHAASREAAVQAAAALAASESRFRRFAEASPDVMWMTDSDGNRVEFISPAFERIWGVPQEAIMTNPMLWLEAIHSADQPRVKMAWQEAQQGGAFDVEYRVLRPDGGQRWIRDIGFPILDTQGGPGRRGGLARDITDAKAAEARQVLLLGELNHRVKNTLATVHSLALQTARTAGGDSEVLRRFLADFQARLLALSRGHDLLTARTWRGATLEEAARAALAPWQAPPGQPQEEGRLKLGGPPAWLAPKQALGLALALHELATNAAKHGALSRPEGRINVTWQDVPDDMVELRWQEYGGPPVRAPQRRGFGSRLLERGLPAELGAGSSVAMDYAERGFEATIRFRPVNGPRSEEERA; from the coding sequence ATGACGGACCGCCCGGACCTGGGCCTGCAGCCGGCCACGCCGGCCGCGCCCCCGCCGCCCGCGCCACGCTCCAAGCGGCGGCCGACCGTGCGGCGGCAGCTCATGCTGCTGGCGCTGACGGCGTTGCTGCCCTTGTGGATGCTGGCCGGCTACACCGCCTGGCGCGCCGCCGACGCGCGGCGCGAAAGCGTGGTCAGCGACAGCCGCGACGCCGCCCGCAACCTGGCCTTCGTGCTGGAACGCGAGCTGGTGGGGCTGCGCGGCGCGCTGACCGCGCTGGGGTCCTCGCCGGCGCTGCGGGCGGGCGACTACGCCACCTTCCATGCGCAGGCCATGGCGCTGCAAAGCGTCGACGGCAGCCGCATCCGGCTGATGAGCACCACCGGGCAGGTGCTGGTGGATACCAGCGTGCCCTACGGCCAGCCGCCGGCGGAAAGCGACGGCCCGCCACCGACCGATGGCCTGGGGCCGGAAGGGCTGGACAGCTCGCAGCAGGTGGCGCTGACGCTGGAAGTGCCGCGCGGGCCGGACCAGCCGCCGGTGTTTCTCAGCATCGGCACCGATCCGCTGCGGCTTTGGCTCGGCTCGCTGCGCCGCGCCGCCCTGCCGCCCGGCTGGATCGCGCTGATTGCCGACGCGGAAGGCCACGTCATCGCGCGCGAGCCCAATGACGGCGCGCCGCTTGGCCAGCAGCTGCCGGCGCAGGGTGCCACCCGGCAGGCGCTGGCCAGCGGCCAGGTGTTCGGCGTGTCGCCCGGCCGCTCGCGCGACGGGGTGGCGCTGCGCACCGCGTGGCACCGCGTCGGCGCCTCGCCCTGGCTGGTGCTGGTCGGGCTGCCGGCGGCGGTGACCGATGGCGTGGTGGCGCAGGCGCTGCTGCCGGTGCTGTTGCTCGGCGGCGTGCTGCTGCTGCTGTTCACCGCGGGTTTGACGCTGTGGGCGGACCGCCGCATCGCAGCACCGCTGCGCCGCATCGGCCGGCTGGCCGCCGCCTTTGGGCGCGGCGAGCCGCTGCCCACGCTCAGCCATTCCCGCCTGCGCGAGATCAGCACGGTGGCCGAGGCGCTGTCGGCCGCCGCCACGGCGCGCGAGGCGCTGGAAGCCGAGCGCTTGGCGCTGACCGCGCGGCTGCGCATGGTGCTGGAAAGCACCACTGACGGCGTGCTGGTGCTGGGGCCGGACTGGCGCATCCTGTATCTCAACGGCCGCGCCCGCACCCAGCTTGGCGGCCAGCAGGACGCGGTGGGGCGGGTGCTGCCGGAAGCCTTTCCCGGCTGGGCGCAGGGCGCCTTCGCGCAATCCTGGTTCCGCGCGCTGGCGGAAGGCACGCCGCAGCGCGTCACCGCCTTTCACCCGGCGCTGGGCCGCTGGCTGTCGGCCGATGCCTATCCCTCGGCCGAGGGGCTGACCGTGTTCTTTCGCGACGTCAGCGCCGAGCGCGCGGCCGAGGCGGCGCTGCGCGAAAACGAGGCGCTGCTCAAGGCGGTGCTGGACAACGTGCCGGTGGGCTTGGTGGTGGCCGAGGGGCCGGTGGGCCGCATGATCCTGTCCAACCGCCGCACGGAGGAGATCCTGCGCGGCCCGCCGCTGCTGTCGGCCGACGTGCAGGCCTATGTGGACGACTGGGAATGCTTCCATCCCGACGGCCGCCGCATGACGGCCGAGGAGAACCCGCTGGCCAAGGCGCTGCACAACGGGCTGTCCGCCTCGGCCGAGTTCCGCATCCGCCGGCGCGACGACACGCTGGGCTGGATCCGCGTGTCCGGCGCGCCGGTGCGCGACGCGGAAGGGCGGGTCAGCGGCGCCGTGGCCGCGGTGGTGGACATCGATGCCGAGCACCGCGCGGCGGAGCGCCTGCGGGACAGCGAGCAGCGCTTCCGCACGCTGGCGGAAACCATCCCGCAGGTGGTGTGGTCGGCGCAGCCGGACGGCTCGGTGGATTACGTCAACCCGCGGCTGCAGGACTTCACGGGCCTGGCCGCGCCGGTGGCGGTGCGTACTCTGAAGCGGCTGGTGCATCCGGACGACCAGATGCGCGTGGAGCGCGCCTGGCGCCGGGCGCTGCACGGCGGCGGCACCTTCGCGGCGGAGCTGCGGCTGCGCCGGGCCGATGGCGGCTGGCGCTGGTGCGTGGCGCGCGCCCTGCCGGTGCGCGGCGCCGCCCCCGCGGTGGAGGATGGCACCACGGCCCCCGGCCGCGCCGCCGGCGGCCCCGTGCTGCGCTGGATCGGCACCGTGACCGACGTGAGCGACATGGTGGAAACGCGCGAGGCGCTGGCCCGCCAGGTGGCGGCGCATGCCGCCTCGCGCGAGGCGGCGGTGCAGGCGGCGGCGGCGCTGGCGGCCTCGGAAAGCCGCTTCCGCCGCTTCGCGGAAGCCAGCCCCGACGTGATGTGGATGACCGACAGCGACGGCAACCGCGTGGAGTTCATCAGCCCGGCCTTTGAGCGCATCTGGGGCGTGCCGCAGGAAGCGATCATGACCAACCCCATGCTGTGGCTGGAAGCCATCCATTCCGCCGACCAGCCGCGCGTCAAGATGGCCTGGCAGGAAGCGCAGCAGGGCGGCGCGTTTGACGTGGAATACCGGGTGCTGCGGCCGGATGGCGGGCAGCGCTGGATCCGCGACATCGGCTTTCCCATCCTCGACACCCAGGGCGGCCCCGGGCGGCGCGGCGGGCTGGCGCGCGACATCACGGACGCCAAGGCGGCCGAGGCGCGGCAGGTGCTGCTGCTGGGCGAGCTGAACCATCGCGTCAAGAACACCCTGGCCACCGTGCATTCCCTGGCGTTGCAGACGGCGCGCACGGCGGGCGGCGACTCCGAGGTGTTGCGCCGCTTTCTGGCGGACTTCCAGGCGCGGCTGCTGGCGCTGTCGCGCGGCCACGACCTGCTGACCGCGCGCACCTGGCGCGGCGCCACGCTGGAAGAAGCGGCGCGCGCGGCGCTCGCCCCCTGGCAGGCCCCGCCAGGCCAGCCGCAGGAAGAAGGCCGGCTGAAGCTCGGCGGCCCGCCCGCCTGGCTAGCGCCCAAGCAGGCGCTGGGCCTGGCGCTGGCGCTGCACGAATTGGCCACCAACGCCGCCAAGCATGGCGCGTTGAGTCGTCCTGAGGGCCGCATCAACGTGACGTGGCAGGATGTGCCGGACGACATGGTGGAACTGCGCTGGCAGGAGTATGGCGGGCCACCGGTGCGGGCGCCGCAGCGCCGCGGCTTCGGCAGCCGGTTGCTGGAGCGCGGTCTGCCGGCGGAGCTGGGGGCCGGGTCGTCGGTGGCCATGGACTATGCGGAACGTGGTTTCGAGGCCACCATCCGCTTTCGCCCGGTGAATGGGCCGAGATCTGAGGAGGAGCGGGCATGA
- a CDS encoding response regulator has product MILTGRCILVVEDESLIAMLVEDALTDAGAEVLGPAATVEEALALFESRRPEAAVLDINLAGQVSTPVADLLAESGVPFVVATGYGAAGLSERHRGVTVLAKPYDPRELVEALARIC; this is encoded by the coding sequence ATGATCCTGACCGGGCGATGCATTCTGGTGGTGGAAGACGAATCCCTGATCGCCATGCTGGTGGAGGATGCGCTGACCGATGCCGGGGCCGAGGTGCTGGGCCCCGCCGCCACGGTGGAGGAGGCGCTGGCGCTGTTCGAATCCCGCCGGCCGGAGGCGGCCGTGCTGGACATCAACCTGGCCGGGCAGGTGTCCACCCCGGTGGCGGACCTGCTGGCCGAGTCGGGCGTCCCCTTCGTGGTGGCGACCGGCTATGGCGCGGCCGGGCTGTCGGAGCGGCATCGCGGGGTGACGGTGCTGGCCAAGCCTTACGATCCGCGCGAGCTGGTGGAAGCCCTGGCGCGCATCTGCTGA
- the xdhB gene encoding xanthine dehydrogenase molybdopterin binding subunit, translating into MNAPLSRPPSSHTGMGAALRQDSALKHATGEARFADDLAEPPGLLHAVLVLSPQAHGVLAPLDLAPARAMPGVAAVLGPRDIPGRNDISPSGRARESLFADGLVEHWGQPLAMVVARTRDEAIAAAAAIAPVIEPLPPVLDVAEALEANSLLLPPMVMQRGDWQAALDAAPIALHGEFRCGGQEHFYLEGQIAIATPGEDGDMAVLSSTQHPTEVQHIAARILGRDYSRISVTCRRMGGGFGGKESNASWVGAAAALAAAATGRPVKLRLARKADMTATGKRHPFLFRWRAGCDAAGRLLALDATLAADGGSTLDLSGGVLMRAVTHALNAVDVPAVRVTGLACKTNTVSHTAFRGFGGPQGVLLMEDVLHAASRATGRSVEDLREHNLAGGPNGSETPYGQHLEGDLIRRVWAEAKTLSEWDARRAEIAAFNASHPTLRRGLGSFVLAFGISFGIVAMNQAGALVSVYTDGSIRLNHGGTEMGQGLFIKVAQVVADVFGVGVERIRITATSTDEVPNTSPTAASTGSDLNGWAAHAAAGSIRARMAAAAAALWGVAEGDIAFAGGEVSAGNHRMGFGELAHHCWAQRISLSATGFYKTPDLSWDPVAMRGHPFFYFSYGASVAEVLVDTLTGEHRVLRADLVQDCGRSLNPAIDLGQIEGAFVQGLGWLTCEELWWDAAGRLRTLGPSTYKIPGSRDVPPVMNTRLLAGAPARADTIFRSKAVGEPPLMLATAVWNALRDATGAARLDLPATPERVLQAWHATGPGTAHRRGG; encoded by the coding sequence ATGAACGCGCCCCTGTCCCGCCCCCCCTCCTCCCACACCGGCATGGGCGCGGCGCTGCGCCAGGACAGCGCCCTGAAGCACGCCACCGGCGAGGCCCGCTTCGCCGACGACCTTGCCGAGCCGCCCGGCCTGCTGCACGCGGTGCTGGTGCTGTCGCCACAGGCGCATGGCGTGCTGGCGCCGCTGGACCTCGCCCCCGCCCGCGCCATGCCGGGCGTGGCCGCCGTGCTGGGGCCGCGCGACATTCCCGGCCGCAACGACATCTCGCCCAGCGGCCGCGCGCGGGAAAGCCTGTTCGCGGACGGGCTGGTGGAGCACTGGGGCCAGCCGCTGGCCATGGTGGTGGCGCGGACGCGGGACGAGGCCATCGCCGCCGCCGCCGCCATCGCGCCCGTCATCGAGCCGCTGCCGCCGGTGCTGGACGTGGCCGAGGCGCTGGAAGCCAACAGCCTGCTGCTCCCGCCCATGGTGATGCAGCGCGGCGACTGGCAGGCGGCGCTGGACGCCGCGCCCATCGCGCTGCACGGCGAGTTCCGCTGCGGCGGGCAGGAGCACTTCTACCTGGAAGGGCAGATCGCCATCGCCACCCCGGGCGAGGACGGCGACATGGCCGTGCTGTCCTCCACCCAGCACCCGACGGAGGTGCAGCACATCGCCGCCCGCATCCTGGGGCGCGACTACAGCCGTATCTCCGTCACCTGCCGGCGCATGGGCGGCGGCTTCGGCGGCAAGGAAAGCAATGCCAGCTGGGTGGGCGCCGCCGCCGCGCTGGCCGCCGCCGCCACCGGCCGGCCGGTCAAGCTGCGGCTCGCCCGCAAGGCCGACATGACGGCCACCGGCAAGCGCCATCCCTTTCTGTTCCGCTGGCGCGCCGGCTGCGACGCCGCCGGCCGCCTGCTGGCGCTGGACGCCACGCTGGCCGCCGATGGCGGCAGCACGCTGGACCTTTCGGGCGGCGTGCTGATGCGCGCCGTCACCCACGCGTTGAACGCGGTGGACGTGCCGGCCGTGCGCGTCACGGGCCTCGCCTGCAAGACCAACACGGTCAGCCACACCGCCTTTCGCGGCTTCGGCGGCCCGCAGGGCGTGCTTCTGATGGAGGACGTGCTGCACGCCGCCAGCCGCGCCACCGGCCGTTCCGTGGAAGACCTGCGCGAGCACAACCTCGCCGGCGGGCCGAACGGCAGCGAGACGCCCTATGGCCAGCACCTGGAAGGCGACCTGATCCGCCGTGTCTGGGCCGAGGCGAAGACCTTGTCCGAATGGGACGCGCGGCGGGCGGAGATCGCCGCCTTCAACGCCAGCCACCCGACGCTGCGGCGCGGCCTCGGCTCCTTTGTGCTGGCCTTCGGCATTTCCTTCGGCATTGTCGCGATGAACCAGGCGGGCGCGCTGGTCAGCGTCTACACCGACGGCTCCATCCGCCTGAACCACGGCGGCACCGAGATGGGCCAGGGGCTGTTCATCAAGGTCGCGCAGGTGGTGGCGGATGTCTTCGGCGTGGGGGTGGAGCGCATCCGCATCACCGCCACCAGCACGGACGAGGTGCCCAATACCTCCCCCACCGCCGCCTCCACCGGCTCGGACCTGAACGGCTGGGCGGCGCATGCGGCGGCGGGCAGCATCCGCGCCCGCATGGCCGCCGCCGCCGCCGCGTTGTGGGGCGTGGCGGAGGGTGACATCGCCTTCGCGGGTGGCGAGGTTTCCGCCGGCAACCACCGCATGGGCTTTGGCGAGCTGGCGCACCACTGCTGGGCGCAGCGCATCAGCCTGTCCGCCACCGGCTTCTACAAGACGCCCGACCTGAGCTGGGACCCGGTGGCGATGCGCGGCCACCCCTTCTTCTACTTCTCCTACGGCGCCTCGGTCGCGGAAGTGCTGGTCGATACCCTGACCGGCGAGCACCGCGTTTTGCGCGCCGACCTGGTGCAGGACTGCGGCCGCAGCCTGAACCCCGCCATCGACCTCGGCCAGATCGAGGGCGCCTTCGTGCAGGGCCTGGGCTGGCTGACCTGCGAGGAGCTGTGGTGGGACGCCGCCGGGCGGCTGCGCACCCTCGGCCCCTCCACCTACAAGATCCCCGGCTCGCGCGACGTGCCGCCGGTGATGAACACCCGGCTGCTGGCCGGTGCCCCGGCGCGGGCGGACACCATCTTCCGCTCCAAGGCGGTGGGCGAGCCGCCGCTGATGCTGGCCACCGCCGTGTGGAACGCGCTGCGCGACGCCACGGGCGCGGCGCGGCTAGACCTGCCGGCAACGCCAGAGCGGGTGCTGCAGGCCTGGCACGCCACAGGGCCGGGCACCGCCCACCGCCGGGGCGGCTGA
- a CDS encoding xanthine dehydrogenase small subunit codes for MTDRIAFTLNGAPCQLPPGTWPGQTLLEWLRGPEAGLCGTKEGCAEGDCGACTVVLEEPDGRRVPLNSCLALLGQMQGRAIRTVEGLRGADGGAHPVQQAMAEGDATQCGFCTPGIVMSAWAHAREGGDVHDALAGNLCRCTGYRPIVDAFAHMADDGVAPPPPLPAAGHFAAPGQDFLAPGSLAELLALRAAHPAAWLLAGGTDLGLRVSEHRERPAAILSLGAVPELQRLQADAAGLRIGAAVTYGRLLPALDGGFAPLAGLLRRLGSRQIRGMGTLGGNLGTASPIGDALPPLLALEAEIVLASAARGERRVAASAFFTGYRQTLLRPDEVITRIDLPRPPPGAWLACDKLSKRHDQDISTVSTALLLRVQDGRIAEARLAFGGMAATPARAPAAEAALRGAPLEEASFRRAAEALATDFTPLSDWRGSAAYRMAGAQGLLRRLYWRAARPELALEVHAP; via the coding sequence ATGACCGACCGCATCGCCTTCACGCTCAATGGCGCCCCATGCCAGCTGCCGCCCGGCACCTGGCCGGGGCAAACCCTGCTGGAATGGCTGCGCGGCCCGGAGGCAGGGCTGTGCGGCACCAAGGAAGGCTGCGCGGAAGGCGACTGCGGCGCCTGCACCGTGGTGCTGGAGGAGCCGGACGGCCGCCGCGTGCCGCTGAACAGCTGCCTGGCGCTGCTGGGGCAGATGCAGGGCCGCGCCATCCGCACGGTGGAAGGGCTGCGCGGGGCCGATGGCGGCGCCCACCCGGTGCAGCAGGCGATGGCGGAGGGCGATGCCACGCAATGCGGCTTCTGCACGCCGGGCATCGTCATGTCCGCCTGGGCGCATGCGCGCGAAGGCGGCGACGTGCATGACGCGCTGGCCGGCAACCTGTGCCGCTGCACCGGCTACCGGCCGATCGTCGATGCCTTCGCGCACATGGCGGATGACGGCGTGGCGCCGCCCCCGCCGCTGCCGGCGGCGGGGCATTTCGCGGCGCCCGGGCAGGACTTCCTGGCGCCGGGCAGCCTGGCGGAGCTGCTGGCGCTGCGCGCGGCGCACCCCGCGGCCTGGCTGCTGGCCGGCGGCACCGACCTCGGCCTGCGGGTGTCCGAACACCGGGAGCGGCCGGCGGCGATCCTGAGCCTCGGCGCCGTGCCGGAGCTTCAAAGGCTGCAAGCGGATGCGGCGGGGCTGCGGATCGGCGCCGCCGTCACCTACGGCCGGCTGCTGCCGGCGCTGGACGGCGGCTTCGCGCCGCTGGCCGGGCTGCTGCGGCGGCTCGGCTCGCGGCAGATCCGCGGCATGGGCACGCTGGGCGGCAACCTCGGCACCGCATCCCCGATCGGCGACGCGCTGCCGCCGCTGCTGGCGCTGGAGGCGGAGATCGTGCTGGCCTCCGCCGCGCGGGGCGAGCGCCGGGTGGCGGCCAGCGCGTTTTTCACCGGCTACCGTCAGACGCTGCTGCGGCCGGACGAGGTGATCACCCGCATCGACCTGCCGCGCCCGCCGCCGGGCGCATGGTTGGCTTGCGACAAGCTGTCCAAGCGGCATGACCAGGACATCTCCACCGTTTCCACCGCCCTGCTGCTGCGGGTGCAGGACGGGCGGATCGCCGAAGCGCGGCTGGCCTTCGGCGGCATGGCGGCGACCCCGGCCCGGGCGCCGGCGGCCGAGGCGGCCTTGCGCGGCGCGCCGCTGGAGGAGGCCAGCTTCCGCCGCGCGGCCGAGGCCCTGGCGACGGACTTCACGCCGCTGTCCGACTGGCGCGGCAGTGCCGCCTATCGCATGGCCGGCGCGCAGGGGCTGCTGCGGCGGCTGTACTGGCGCGCCGCCCGGCCCGAACTGGCCCTGGAGGTGCACGCACCATGA
- a CDS encoding polysaccharide deacetylase family protein: protein MPPDHGRYGYHPWPARPPYRWPGGARLAVYLGLNLEHFAFGEGLGAELAPGASAGHPQPDVLNYAWRDYGNRVGAWRVLQMLDELALPATVLLNSAMYGYAPELVAAHRARGDEIAGHGRTNSERQSAMDEAAERALIAESAAAIAGAEGAAPRGWLSPWIAESFSTPDLLREAGFRYTLNWCADDQPIWLRTRAGPLLAIPYPQEVNDIPAIVARKDGAAQFAEMILDDFAERRRQVARDGQPQVMGIALHPYLIGQPYRLRALRRALAVIAAAPRDEVWVTTAGEILDHVDTLPEGMVP, encoded by the coding sequence ATGCCGCCCGACCACGGCCGATACGGCTACCATCCCTGGCCCGCCCGCCCGCCTTACCGCTGGCCCGGCGGCGCCCGGCTGGCGGTGTATCTCGGCCTCAACCTGGAGCATTTCGCCTTTGGCGAAGGCCTCGGCGCCGAGCTGGCCCCCGGCGCCAGCGCCGGCCACCCGCAGCCGGACGTGCTGAACTACGCCTGGCGCGACTACGGCAACCGCGTCGGCGCCTGGCGCGTGCTGCAGATGCTGGACGAGCTGGCGCTGCCCGCCACCGTGCTGCTGAACAGCGCGATGTATGGCTACGCGCCCGAGCTGGTCGCCGCCCACCGCGCCCGCGGCGACGAGATCGCCGGTCATGGCCGGACCAACAGCGAGCGGCAAAGCGCGATGGACGAGGCCGCCGAGCGCGCGCTGATCGCCGAATCGGCCGCCGCCATCGCGGGGGCCGAGGGCGCGGCCCCGCGCGGCTGGCTGTCCCCCTGGATCGCCGAAAGCTTTTCCACTCCCGACCTGCTGCGCGAAGCCGGCTTCCGCTACACCCTGAACTGGTGCGCCGACGACCAGCCGATCTGGCTGCGAACCCGCGCCGGGCCGCTGCTGGCCATCCCCTACCCGCAGGAGGTCAACGACATCCCCGCCATCGTCGCGCGCAAGGACGGCGCGGCGCAGTTCGCGGAGATGATCCTGGACGACTTCGCCGAACGGCGCCGGCAGGTGGCGCGGGATGGGCAGCCGCAGGTGATGGGCATCGCGCTGCACCCCTACCTGATCGGCCAGCCCTACCGCCTGCGGGCACTGCGCCGCGCGCTGGCCGTGATCGCCGCGGCACCGCGGGACGAGGTGTGGGTGACGACGGCGGGGGAAATCCTGGATCACGTGGACACGCTGCCGGAGGGGATGGTGCCCTGA